In a genomic window of Pelotomaculum thermopropionicum SI:
- the AroH gene encoding chorismate mutase, with the protein MGGVMLRGIRGATTAEQNTAREIILATRELLELLVRENEIDPEDIASVIFTATPDLNAEFPALAAREMGWKHVPLLCAVEMSVPGRPGKCIRVLLHVNTGKSQKELKHVYLKGAACLREDLLPE; encoded by the coding sequence ATGGGCGGGGTAATGCTGCGGGGCATCCGCGGGGCAACTACGGCAGAGCAGAATACCGCACGGGAAATAATTTTAGCCACCAGAGAACTGCTGGAATTGCTGGTCAGGGAAAACGAAATTGACCCTGAAGACATTGCCAGCGTTATTTTTACCGCAACCCCCGATTTAAATGCCGAATTTCCGGCTCTGGCCGCCCGGGAGATGGGGTGGAAGCATGTCCCCCTTCTCTGTGCCGTCGAAATGTCAGTTCCGGGCAGGCCGGGCAAATGCATCAGGGTTTTGCTGCACGTAAACACCGGCAAGTCCCAGAAGGAGCTTAAGCATGTCTATTTAAAGGGGGCCGCCTGCCTGAGGGAAGATTTGCTCCCTGAGTGA
- a CDS encoding hypothetical membrane protein, giving the protein MPFYRPWAERLERAVIRLAVAMAAMVIIVQVLLSLDLVEQPAAPVFSQEAAQWGWNNRREVLQAPAVTFRLKSFSVLPLARVLVNGEPMGEFRDRYATVFVQEGDLLEVDGTLYGRPFEVEILDVSKEVIFPATGTSFRVEGGAVCPVGKVRLKGR; this is encoded by the coding sequence ATGCCGTTTTACAGGCCGTGGGCTGAAAGGCTTGAGCGTGCCGTGATCAGGCTTGCGGTGGCTATGGCAGCAATGGTTATAATTGTCCAGGTTTTACTGTCTCTCGATCTTGTAGAACAACCGGCTGCTCCAGTTTTCTCCCAGGAGGCGGCTCAGTGGGGATGGAATAACCGGCGGGAAGTTTTACAGGCTCCCGCTGTCACGTTCCGGTTAAAAAGTTTTTCGGTGCTCCCTTTGGCCAGAGTGCTGGTGAACGGCGAGCCGATGGGTGAATTTCGCGACCGTTATGCAACTGTATTTGTCCAGGAAGGCGACCTGCTGGAGGTGGATGGCACCCTTTACGGCCGTCCTTTTGAGGTAGAGATACTTGATGTTTCTAAAGAAGTAATTTTTCCAGCGACTGGTACCTCCTTCAGGGTTGAAGGAGGTGCTGTCTGCCCGGTTGGGAAGGTGCGCCTGAAAGGCAGGTAG
- the RsuA gene encoding 16S rRNA uridine-516 pseudouridylate synthase and related pseudouridylate synthase encodes MLNLNRSRRGDPVERLQKVMARAGVASRRHCERLIAAGAVKVNGKVVTEVGCKVDPARDKIQVGNRTISLFPRRYYILLYKPRGYVTTLSDEKGRKKVTDLLKGVAGRVYPVGRLDYDSEGLLLLTNDGELTYALTHPKHRVPKTYVVSVKGLPGREKLEKMAGGLMLEDGPTAPARVRLIGRRGKNVLLEITISEGRNRQIRRMCDSIGHPVVRLKRTKLGSLSIGNLRPGQYRHLTREEIKKLKEDAGMG; translated from the coding sequence TTGTTAAATTTAAACCGCTCGAGAAGGGGTGATCCGGTGGAACGCCTGCAAAAGGTAATGGCCCGGGCTGGGGTGGCTTCCCGGAGACACTGTGAAAGGCTGATTGCTGCAGGGGCTGTAAAGGTAAACGGAAAGGTGGTTACCGAAGTCGGTTGCAAGGTAGATCCGGCCAGGGACAAGATACAGGTCGGGAACAGGACCATCTCCCTATTCCCGCGCAGGTACTATATCCTGCTGTACAAGCCGCGCGGTTATGTGACCACCTTGAGCGATGAAAAGGGCAGGAAAAAGGTGACCGATCTCTTGAAAGGTGTTGCCGGGCGGGTATACCCGGTAGGCAGGCTGGATTACGACAGCGAGGGACTGCTGCTGCTGACCAACGACGGAGAGCTCACTTATGCCCTGACCCACCCGAAGCACCGGGTGCCGAAAACCTATGTGGTAAGTGTTAAAGGCCTGCCCGGCCGGGAAAAGCTGGAAAAAATGGCCGGCGGATTAATGCTTGAGGACGGCCCGACCGCACCCGCCAGAGTAAGGCTAATCGGCAGGCGGGGCAAAAATGTCTTGCTGGAGATAACCATCAGCGAAGGACGAAACAGGCAGATCAGGCGCATGTGCGATAGCATTGGCCACCCGGTAGTTAGGCTTAAGCGCACCAAACTGGGAAGCCTTAGCATCGGTAACTTGCGGCCGGGTCAGTACCGTCACCTTACCAGAGAGGAAATAAAGAAGCTGAAAGAAGATGCCGGCATGGGATAG
- the SpmB gene encoding Uncharacterized membrane protein — MFEILSELSRWAIPAILLVVPLIAVLRGVKVYETFVDGAEAGFATAVKTIPYLVAMLVAISVFRASGAMEVLVEVLSPALNAVGLPAEVLPHAIMRPLSGGAALGIASDIIKTYGPDSFLGRLVSTMQGSCDTTFYVLTLYFGSVGVKKYRYSVISGLVADLTTLAASVFIVQKVFGAGG, encoded by the coding sequence ATGTTTGAGATTCTCTCGGAGTTGTCCCGCTGGGCCATACCGGCGATTCTCCTGGTAGTGCCCCTCATTGCGGTGCTGCGCGGGGTTAAGGTATATGAAACGTTTGTCGACGGGGCCGAAGCGGGATTTGCCACAGCGGTCAAAACCATTCCTTACCTGGTGGCAATGCTGGTGGCAATAAGCGTCTTCCGTGCTTCCGGGGCCATGGAAGTGCTGGTGGAGGTGCTTTCCCCGGCCCTTAACGCCGTAGGCCTGCCTGCCGAGGTGCTGCCCCATGCTATCATGCGGCCTCTTTCAGGTGGTGCGGCCCTGGGAATTGCCTCTGATATAATCAAAACTTACGGGCCGGACAGCTTTTTGGGGCGGCTGGTTTCCACCATGCAAGGGAGCTGTGATACCACCTTTTATGTTCTTACCCTTTACTTTGGTTCGGTCGGGGTAAAAAAATACCGCTACTCCGTTATTTCGGGACTGGTAGCCGATCTTACCACCCTGGCGGCGTCAGTGTTTATTGTGCAGAAGGTTTTCGGGGCGGGTGGTTAA
- the SpmA gene encoding Uncharacterized membrane protein (required for spore maturation): protein MVNYVWLGMIVFGIIVAGARGDIETVTKAALDGANSAVKISIGLIAIITFWLGIMKLAEEAGLVRALAWLVRPAMRFLFPSVPKDHPAMGAMVMNLSANILGLGNAATPMGLIAMRELQKLNQGRDVASDAMCTFLALNTSCVTLIPTTIIGIRVLYGSADPTEIVGPTIMATAFSMAVAVVVDRVLRFFYNSRQQQGR, encoded by the coding sequence ATGGTTAACTACGTCTGGCTGGGTATGATTGTGTTCGGGATAATTGTTGCTGGCGCCAGGGGAGATATAGAGACGGTGACCAAAGCAGCCCTGGACGGGGCCAACAGTGCGGTCAAAATTTCCATCGGTCTCATTGCCATCATCACTTTCTGGCTGGGGATAATGAAGCTTGCCGAGGAGGCCGGCCTGGTGCGTGCCCTGGCCTGGTTGGTAAGGCCGGCCATGCGCTTTCTGTTCCCCAGCGTGCCTAAAGACCATCCGGCCATGGGGGCGATGGTTATGAACCTTTCGGCCAACATCCTTGGCCTGGGTAACGCCGCCACACCTATGGGCTTGATTGCAATGAGGGAGCTCCAGAAGTTAAACCAGGGCCGCGATGTGGCTTCTGATGCAATGTGCACCTTTCTGGCTTTGAACACTTCCTGCGTTACGCTGATTCCGACAACTATTATAGGAATTCGCGTTTTATACGGTTCAGCCGACCCGACAGAAATCGTCGGGCCGACCATTATGGCCACCGCTTTCAGCATGGCAGTGGCGGTGGTGGTTGACAGGGTCTTGCGCTTCTTTTACAACAGCAGACAACAGCAGGGGAGGTAA
- a CDS encoding hypothetical membrane protein (containing GIDA domain), translating into MTVVIVGGGWAGCAAAYASAAAGADTVIIEKTDMLLGTGLVGGIMRNNGRFTAMEEVWALGAGDFLRVIEGVATHRWLDFPGHRHAMLYDVTRIEPAIRGILRSAGVQLKLQNRMTGVFKNNGSITGIETAGGEKIAGDVFIDCTGTAGPANNCSRYGFGCVMCILRCPTFGPRVSLTARAGVEEIKAGGEFPHFEAMSGSCKLEKKSLSPALVRKLEKDGVLVIPLPEHLRKGDQLGRKACQQYAINEFAENLIILDTGHAKLMTPFFPLEVLRTLDGFQHARYADPYSGGKGNSIRFMAIAPCDDTLRVQGVDNLFCAGEKTGLLVGHTEAIATGFLAGHNAVRLLTGKELLVLPRELACGDIISYMHEEMRKPEGLARKYTFSGSVYFQRMQELGLYTTDVSEIRKRVAKTGLTGIFKNRLI; encoded by the coding sequence ATGACCGTAGTAATCGTCGGGGGAGGCTGGGCGGGTTGCGCCGCCGCCTATGCTTCGGCGGCGGCCGGAGCTGATACGGTAATTATCGAAAAGACCGACATGCTCCTCGGCACAGGCCTGGTGGGCGGGATCATGCGCAATAACGGGCGGTTCACCGCCATGGAAGAGGTCTGGGCCCTGGGTGCAGGTGATTTCCTGCGGGTTATCGAGGGAGTCGCCACCCACCGCTGGCTCGATTTTCCGGGACACCGTCATGCCATGCTGTATGACGTTACCAGGATAGAGCCGGCTATAAGAGGAATCCTGCGTTCTGCCGGGGTTCAACTGAAACTGCAAAACAGGATGACGGGGGTTTTTAAAAACAACGGCTCCATTACCGGAATTGAAACCGCCGGCGGGGAAAAGATAGCGGGCGATGTTTTTATTGATTGCACCGGCACGGCCGGCCCGGCCAACAATTGTTCCCGTTACGGTTTCGGCTGCGTTATGTGCATCTTGCGTTGCCCCACTTTCGGGCCGCGGGTAAGCCTGACTGCCAGGGCGGGCGTGGAGGAAATCAAGGCGGGCGGGGAATTCCCCCATTTTGAAGCAATGAGCGGCTCCTGCAAGCTGGAAAAAAAATCCCTTTCACCAGCCTTGGTAAGAAAACTTGAGAAAGACGGGGTTCTGGTAATACCCCTGCCGGAACACCTCCGCAAAGGCGATCAACTTGGCCGTAAGGCCTGCCAGCAGTATGCCATTAATGAGTTTGCCGAAAACCTGATTATTCTAGACACAGGCCATGCGAAACTGATGACGCCGTTTTTCCCGCTTGAAGTGCTGCGCACTCTGGACGGCTTCCAGCACGCCCGTTATGCCGACCCTTACTCCGGCGGAAAAGGTAACTCGATTCGGTTTATGGCCATCGCTCCGTGCGATGACACCTTAAGGGTGCAGGGGGTTGACAACCTGTTCTGCGCCGGGGAAAAAACCGGCCTGCTGGTGGGCCATACCGAAGCAATTGCCACCGGATTTCTGGCCGGGCACAACGCCGTTAGGCTGCTGACCGGCAAAGAACTGCTGGTCTTGCCTCGCGAACTGGCCTGCGGAGATATTATTTCGTACATGCATGAAGAGATGAGAAAGCCGGAAGGCCTGGCCAGGAAATATACCTTTTCAGGGTCGGTTTACTTTCAGCGGATGCAGGAACTGGGGCTTTATACTACCGATGTATCCGAGATCAGGAAAAGGGTAGCCAAAACCGGTTTGACAGGCATATTTAAGAACCGTTTGATATAA
- the SpoVR gene encoding uncharacterized conserved protein, which translates to MGSKEDLYLLEKALEKITDKARELGLDFYDIYFEICPAEIIYTFGAYGMPTRFSHWIFGKAYHKMKTEYDYNLSRIYELVINSNPCYAFLLDGNSLIQNKLVMAHVLAHCDFFKNNIYFKNTFRNMVESMAAAADRFRSYEFKYGREKVESFIDAAIAIQEHVEPRPLNKNKKNDAEKVNAGKPDTPYSDLWALDEKDQDGGSTGNKAKMFPPEPEKDVMLFIIQNSKELEDWQRDIMSVIRQEMLYFWPQMETKIMNEGWATYWHLRIMREIDLDESEAIEFAKMHSGIIQPSRRRINPYNLGLNIFEDIERRWDNPGREEKEKYGRPGGEGKQKIFEVRATENDISFLRNYLTRELVEKLDLYLYKKVGFEWKIVEKNWEKVRDGLVSNLTNCGYPYIVVQDGDFNKRGELYLKHNYEGTELDVFYVEKTLPHVYTLWGRPVHLETVLNNKAVLFSYNGEKAEKKYL; encoded by the coding sequence ATGGGTTCTAAAGAGGATCTGTACCTGCTGGAAAAGGCACTGGAGAAAATAACCGATAAGGCCAGAGAGTTGGGCTTGGATTTTTACGACATATATTTCGAAATATGCCCGGCAGAAATAATTTATACCTTTGGCGCCTACGGCATGCCTACCCGCTTTTCTCACTGGATCTTCGGCAAGGCCTACCACAAGATGAAAACTGAATATGATTATAACTTAAGCCGTATTTACGAACTGGTGATTAATTCAAACCCCTGCTATGCTTTTCTTCTGGACGGGAACAGCTTGATTCAGAACAAGCTGGTCATGGCTCACGTCCTGGCGCACTGCGATTTTTTTAAGAATAACATTTACTTTAAAAACACATTCAGGAATATGGTGGAGTCCATGGCTGCTGCAGCGGACCGTTTCCGCAGCTACGAGTTTAAATATGGTCGTGAAAAGGTTGAATCTTTCATCGACGCGGCCATTGCCATCCAAGAGCACGTGGAGCCCAGGCCGTTAAATAAGAACAAAAAGAATGACGCCGAAAAAGTTAATGCCGGGAAACCGGACACACCGTACAGCGATCTCTGGGCGCTTGATGAAAAAGATCAGGACGGCGGCTCCACCGGGAATAAGGCCAAAATGTTTCCGCCCGAGCCAGAAAAAGATGTAATGCTGTTTATAATTCAGAACAGCAAGGAACTGGAGGACTGGCAGAGAGACATAATGTCGGTGATCAGGCAGGAAATGCTTTATTTCTGGCCGCAGATGGAAACCAAAATTATGAACGAAGGCTGGGCCACTTACTGGCACTTGAGGATCATGAGGGAGATCGATCTGGATGAGTCCGAGGCAATTGAATTTGCAAAAATGCATTCAGGGATAATTCAACCGTCGCGAAGGCGCATTAACCCTTATAACCTGGGCCTGAACATTTTTGAAGACATTGAAAGGCGCTGGGACAATCCAGGCCGGGAAGAAAAAGAAAAATACGGCCGGCCGGGAGGAGAGGGAAAGCAGAAAATTTTTGAAGTAAGGGCAACAGAAAACGACATCTCCTTCCTGCGCAATTACCTCACCAGGGAACTCGTTGAGAAACTGGACCTGTATTTATATAAGAAGGTCGGGTTTGAGTGGAAGATCGTCGAGAAAAACTGGGAAAAAGTGCGCGACGGACTGGTCAGCAATTTAACGAACTGTGGCTATCCGTATATTGTCGTTCAGGACGGGGATTTCAACAAACGGGGGGAGCTTTACCTGAAGCACAACTACGAGGGAACCGAACTGGACGTTTTTTACGTAGAGAAAACCCTCCCCCATGTTTATACCCTCTGGGGCCGTCCGGTACATCTGGAAACGGTGCTCAACAATAAAGCGGTGTTGTTTTCATATAACGGCGAAAAGGCAGAAAAGAAATATCTTTGA
- a CDS encoding uncharacterized conserved protein — MSGTCLIISREDWSLHRKGEIDRQRHQEKVREAIKKNLADIVSEESIILHDGRKVIKVPIRSLEEFHFRFDAGRQKHGGQGDGKSKQGDVIYSEPQQGKGRGAGDEPGVDYYEADITVDELAEMIFEDLGLPNLEQKKKPEIASESVEFRDIRKKGITGNIDRRRTIKEVIKRNAMKGKPGLYGITPEDLRFKTWDLTYKYESNAVVLAMMDTSGSMGPFEKYIARSFFFWMVRFLRTKYNNVQIVFLAHHTEARETSEEEFFTKGASGGTRCSSVYKLALEVIKKRYSPQDYNIYAFHFSDGDNLASDNENCVKLINELLKVCNMVGYGEIEGPYYYASTLRNVYKRINDPKFTVVIIRDKSGVYPALKKFFAQIPDRQAN; from the coding sequence GTGTCCGGTACCTGTTTGATCATTTCACGGGAAGACTGGTCGCTTCACCGCAAAGGGGAAATTGATCGGCAGCGGCACCAGGAGAAGGTGCGGGAAGCCATTAAAAAAAACCTTGCCGATATAGTTTCTGAAGAGAGCATTATCTTGCATGACGGACGGAAGGTTATTAAGGTACCCATCAGGTCACTGGAAGAGTTTCATTTCCGTTTTGACGCCGGAAGGCAAAAGCACGGCGGTCAGGGGGACGGAAAAAGCAAGCAAGGGGATGTCATATACTCCGAACCCCAGCAGGGAAAGGGCAGGGGTGCCGGGGATGAACCCGGGGTTGATTACTACGAAGCTGATATAACCGTCGACGAACTGGCCGAAATGATTTTCGAAGACCTGGGCCTGCCCAACCTGGAGCAGAAAAAGAAACCGGAAATAGCATCTGAGTCGGTGGAGTTCAGGGATATACGGAAAAAGGGTATAACCGGCAACATCGACCGCAGGAGAACAATCAAAGAAGTCATCAAGCGCAATGCAATGAAGGGGAAGCCGGGGCTATACGGGATTACTCCGGAAGATCTGCGCTTTAAAACTTGGGATCTCACCTATAAATACGAGTCCAATGCCGTTGTGCTGGCAATGATGGACACTTCGGGATCAATGGGCCCTTTTGAAAAGTACATCGCCCGTAGCTTTTTCTTCTGGATGGTCCGTTTTTTGCGCACCAAGTACAACAATGTCCAGATCGTTTTCCTGGCCCACCATACCGAAGCCAGGGAAACCAGCGAGGAGGAGTTTTTCACCAAGGGGGCCAGCGGGGGAACCCGCTGCTCGTCGGTTTATAAGCTGGCTCTGGAAGTTATCAAAAAGCGGTACAGCCCCCAGGACTATAACATTTACGCCTTTCACTTCTCAGACGGCGACAACCTGGCTTCCGACAATGAAAACTGCGTTAAACTGATAAATGAACTGCTCAAGGTGTGCAACATGGTCGGGTACGGGGAGATTGAGGGGCCTTATTACTATGCCAGTACCCTGCGCAACGTTTATAAGCGCATTAATGATCCAAAATTTACAGTTGTTATCATTAGAGATAAAAGCGGGGTGTACCCCGCATTAAAGAAATTTTTTGCCCAGATCCCGGATCGGCAGGCAAATTAG
- the PrkA gene encoding putative Ser protein kinase yields the protein MDFIRRLEEYRSLEKKLFWEGTFLDYLEIVKKRPYVAQLAHSRIYNMIKSAGVIEEEGIKKYKFFNSELFGLDKTLEKLVEEYFHPAARRLDVRKRILLLMGPVSGGKSTLVAMLKRGLEKYSRTDEGALYGIKGCPMHEEPLHLIPRDLREEFQKEYNVYIEGELCPSCRMMVETEYNGNIEKVMVERIFLSEDNRVGIGTFTPSDPKSQDIADLTGSIDFSTIAEYGSESDPRAYRFDGELNIANRGLMEFQEMLKCDEKFLWNLLSLSQEGNFKAGRFALIYADEMIVAHTNENEYKSFISNKKNEALQSRIIVMKIPYNLKVSEEIKIYEKLIKQSDLRDIHIAPHALRVASIFSVLSRLKESKKQGMDLIKKMKLYDGEDVEGFKQKDVHELRLEAVDEGMSGVDPRYVINRLSSALIRTATRCINPLDVLRALKDGLDQHPSITKEERDRLLNFISAARKEYDEMAKKEVQKAFVYSYEESAKVLFDNYLDNVEAYCNGVKIKDPITDEELDPDEKLMRSIEEQIGVSENAKKAFREEILIRLSSYARKNKRFDYNSHERLREAIEKKLFSDLKDVVKITTSTKTPDAEQLKRINEVSARLIEEHGYCPICANELLKYVGSLLNR from the coding sequence ATGGATTTCATCAGGCGTTTGGAAGAATACCGTTCCCTGGAGAAAAAGCTTTTCTGGGAAGGGACCTTCCTGGATTACCTGGAGATTGTTAAAAAAAGGCCCTATGTGGCACAGCTTGCCCACTCCAGGATTTATAACATGATCAAATCCGCCGGAGTGATTGAAGAAGAGGGTATAAAAAAATATAAATTTTTCAATTCCGAGCTTTTCGGCCTGGACAAAACCCTGGAGAAACTGGTGGAAGAGTATTTTCACCCGGCTGCCCGCCGCCTCGATGTGCGCAAGCGCATCCTGCTCCTGATGGGGCCTGTTAGCGGCGGCAAGTCCACCCTGGTGGCCATGCTCAAAAGGGGTCTGGAAAAATACAGCCGTACCGATGAGGGGGCCCTTTACGGGATTAAAGGGTGTCCTATGCATGAAGAGCCGCTTCACCTGATCCCAAGGGACCTGCGGGAGGAATTTCAAAAGGAGTACAATGTCTATATCGAGGGGGAGCTCTGTCCATCCTGCCGGATGATGGTTGAGACGGAATATAACGGCAATATTGAAAAGGTTATGGTGGAAAGAATATTTCTGTCGGAGGACAACAGGGTCGGTATCGGCACCTTTACCCCTTCAGATCCTAAATCGCAGGATATTGCCGATTTGACCGGCAGCATCGATTTCTCCACAATTGCCGAGTACGGTTCCGAGTCGGATCCCCGCGCCTACCGTTTTGACGGCGAATTGAATATAGCAAACAGAGGGCTGATGGAGTTTCAGGAGATGCTGAAGTGCGACGAGAAGTTTCTGTGGAACCTGTTAAGCCTTTCCCAGGAAGGGAACTTTAAAGCCGGGCGTTTTGCCCTGATATATGCCGATGAGATGATCGTCGCCCATACCAATGAAAACGAGTATAAAAGCTTTATCAGCAACAAGAAGAATGAGGCTCTGCAGTCCCGCATCATTGTGATGAAGATACCGTATAATTTGAAAGTCAGCGAAGAAATCAAGATTTACGAAAAGCTGATCAAGCAGAGCGATTTGCGCGACATCCACATTGCTCCTCACGCCCTCCGGGTGGCAAGCATTTTCTCTGTGCTGTCCAGGCTGAAGGAATCCAAGAAGCAGGGGATGGATTTAATTAAAAAAATGAAGCTTTACGACGGGGAGGATGTGGAAGGGTTTAAACAAAAGGATGTCCATGAGCTCCGGCTGGAGGCAGTCGATGAAGGGATGAGCGGGGTTGATCCGCGCTATGTAATTAACCGTCTTTCTTCAGCTCTGATTCGCACTGCAACCAGATGTATCAACCCGCTGGACGTTTTGCGGGCCTTGAAAGACGGTCTGGATCAGCACCCGTCCATAACCAAGGAAGAAAGGGACCGGCTGCTCAACTTCATTTCGGCAGCGCGTAAAGAATACGACGAGATGGCCAAAAAAGAAGTGCAGAAGGCTTTTGTATACTCTTATGAAGAGTCTGCCAAGGTTTTGTTTGACAACTATCTGGACAATGTTGAAGCTTACTGCAACGGTGTAAAGATTAAAGATCCCATCACCGATGAAGAGCTGGACCCCGATGAAAAGCTGATGCGTTCAATAGAAGAGCAGATCGGCGTTTCTGAAAACGCCAAGAAGGCCTTCCGGGAGGAAATTCTGATCCGCCTTTCCAGCTACGCCCGGAAGAACAAGCGTTTTGACTACAACTCTCATGAGCGCCTCCGCGAAGCCATAGAGAAAAAGCTTTTTTCCGATCTGAAAGACGTGGTGAAAATCACAACCTCCACCAAAACACCGGATGCCGAACAGTTAAAACGGATTAATGAGGTAAGCGCCAGATTAATTGAAGAGCATGGCTACTGCCCGATATGTGCCAACGAGCTTTTGAAGTACGTCGGCAGCCTGCTTAACCGCTAG
- a CDS encoding hypothetical membrane protein: MTYCRRDKRGMIAGALAALLSIMLLLTACNFLSRQAPEAGTAENYPPGEETVRPQFSNLAVYYVKMTGSDAYLVREVHQVPFTREVAKAALEELINTAPSTPGAVRVLPPATKIRGISIKDGLATVDFSRDVLRANTGASGEALGIQSIVNTLTEFPEVQKVSFLVEGRLDQEAMDWWGHVGLYGQPFSRDVSKVYEPSIWVTSPVPGQKVTSPIEVRGSARVFEATVNARLLDGSGRELARGTAAAAQGAPLRGDFILSLPFHAVPPGSGNLEVYWISPRDGSELDKIIVPVSW, encoded by the coding sequence ATGACTTACTGCCGCAGGGATAAAAGGGGGATGATTGCCGGGGCGCTGGCGGCCCTGTTGTCAATAATGCTGCTTTTGACCGCCTGCAATTTTTTAAGCAGGCAGGCGCCGGAGGCAGGAACCGCGGAAAATTACCCGCCAGGGGAAGAAACAGTACGGCCGCAGTTTTCAAATCTGGCAGTGTATTATGTAAAAATGACCGGAAGCGACGCCTACCTGGTACGGGAGGTGCACCAGGTGCCTTTTACCAGGGAGGTGGCCAAAGCGGCGCTGGAAGAACTCATTAACACTGCTCCATCAACGCCCGGCGCGGTAAGGGTGCTGCCGCCGGCTACAAAAATCAGGGGTATCAGTATAAAGGACGGGCTTGCCACCGTGGACTTTTCTCGCGACGTGTTGCGGGCGAATACAGGTGCTTCCGGTGAGGCACTGGGAATCCAGAGCATTGTAAATACCCTTACCGAGTTCCCCGAGGTTCAGAAGGTCAGCTTTCTGGTGGAAGGAAGGCTTGACCAGGAGGCCATGGACTGGTGGGGGCATGTCGGTCTATACGGCCAGCCTTTTTCAAGAGATGTCTCAAAGGTGTACGAACCTTCCATCTGGGTTACAAGCCCGGTGCCGGGCCAGAAGGTAACCTCTCCTATTGAAGTGCGAGGCAGTGCCAGGGTTTTTGAAGCAACCGTAAATGCCAGGCTGCTGGACGGCTCAGGCAGAGAACTGGCCAGGGGGACGGCCGCGGCCGCCCAGGGCGCTCCGTTGCGCGGCGATTTTATCCTTTCCCTGCCTTTTCATGCCGTCCCGCCGGGAAGCGGGAATCTGGAGGTTTACTGGATAAGCCCCAGGGATGGAAGCGAGCTGGATAAGATAATCGTTCCGGTTAGCTGGTAG
- a CDS encoding predicted glutamine amidotransferase, which yields MISVCHLYPDLLDLYGDRGNVVAFKMRCQWRNIPVTVRQVSLGDKIDFKEYDFVFLGGGSDREQNLIAADLMNRRDEFKEAVEDGLVVLAICGGYQLLGKYYLAPGGKEISGLGMLDLYTRAGDRRLVGNAAVEVELDGKRLKVIGFENHSGQTFLGEVSPFGKVLSGYGNNGLDGTEGARYKNVFCSYLHGPLLPKNAGLTDYLISLALRRRGCNRELTPLDDSFEDRARDVMLARLGLGRR from the coding sequence ATGATCAGCGTATGCCATCTCTATCCTGACCTGCTGGACCTGTACGGGGACCGGGGCAATGTCGTAGCCTTCAAAATGCGCTGCCAGTGGCGGAATATCCCTGTGACGGTGCGGCAGGTAAGCCTCGGGGATAAAATTGATTTCAAGGAATACGACTTTGTCTTTCTGGGCGGAGGGTCGGACAGGGAGCAAAACCTGATTGCAGCCGACCTGATGAATCGCCGGGATGAATTTAAAGAGGCTGTTGAGGATGGCCTGGTGGTTCTGGCCATCTGCGGCGGCTACCAGTTGCTGGGAAAGTATTATTTGGCCCCCGGCGGTAAGGAAATAAGCGGGCTGGGTATGCTGGACCTTTACACCCGGGCCGGGGACAGGCGCCTGGTGGGGAACGCGGCGGTGGAGGTGGAATTAGACGGGAAACGGTTGAAGGTGATCGGTTTTGAAAATCATTCCGGACAAACTTTTCTGGGTGAGGTCAGCCCTTTTGGAAAAGTTCTTTCCGGCTACGGCAATAACGGACTGGACGGAACTGAAGGGGCACGCTATAAGAATGTCTTTTGCTCCTACCTGCACGGCCCCCTGCTGCCAAAAAACGCCGGTTTGACCGATTACCTTATTTCTCTGGCCCTGCGGAGGCGAGGCTGTAACCGTGAATTAACCCCCCTGGACGACAGCTTTGAGGACCGCGCCCGTGATGTCATGCTAGCCAGGCTGGGCCTTGGCCGGCGGTGA